Proteins encoded within one genomic window of Microbacterium sp. zg-B185:
- a CDS encoding ABC-F family ATP-binding cassette domain-containing protein, translating to MHSPTASVRHSIVLDHVSFRWPDGTPALRDVSGAFGTGRTGLVGRNGSGKSTLLRLIAGELTPSAGHVWTTADAAYLPQRLTLDVGRTVAELLGVAPTLTALRAIESGDVDQRHFDVVGDDWDIESRAHAALADAGLQPDMLDRSVGELSGGESVLAAIAGIRLGTPSITLLDEPTNNLDRDARARLAAMVRGWPGALIVVSHDLSLLELMDDTAELYDSALSTFGGPYSQWRAWLDAEQDAARQAERAAVQVVRREKRERIEAETTIARRERTGRKASAEKRLPKIVMNARKREAQVSAGRLRGEKAEREATARAALETAERRVRDDDAVRIDLPDPGVPAGRRIASIGDGERSWYIRGPERVALVGANGVGKTTLLECLVGGGCERAAAQTDRIGYLPQRVDTLDEAASVLANVRSAAPAVPDRELRNRLARFLLRGDAVERQVGTLSGGERFRVALARLLLADPPPQLLVLDEPTNNLDQDTVDQFVQALTVYRGAVLIVSHDDAFLDRLGIDLTLELSTDGRITQQR from the coding sequence ACGTGTCGTTCCGCTGGCCGGACGGCACGCCGGCGCTTCGCGACGTCTCCGGCGCGTTCGGAACCGGCCGCACCGGACTGGTCGGCCGCAACGGCTCCGGCAAGTCCACGCTGCTGCGCCTGATCGCGGGCGAGCTCACCCCCTCGGCCGGGCACGTCTGGACGACGGCGGACGCCGCGTACCTGCCGCAGCGACTCACCCTGGACGTCGGACGGACCGTCGCCGAGCTTCTGGGTGTGGCCCCGACGCTGACCGCGCTGCGGGCGATCGAGTCCGGCGACGTCGACCAGCGTCACTTCGACGTGGTCGGCGACGACTGGGACATCGAATCACGCGCGCACGCCGCCCTGGCCGATGCCGGCCTCCAGCCGGACATGCTCGACCGCAGCGTCGGGGAACTCTCCGGCGGGGAGTCGGTGCTCGCCGCGATCGCGGGCATCCGGCTCGGCACGCCGTCGATCACGCTGCTGGACGAGCCGACGAACAACCTCGACCGCGACGCCCGCGCACGCCTGGCGGCCATGGTCCGCGGCTGGCCGGGCGCGCTGATCGTGGTCAGCCACGACCTGTCATTGCTGGAGCTCATGGACGACACCGCGGAGCTGTACGACAGTGCGCTGTCGACTTTCGGCGGGCCGTACTCGCAGTGGCGTGCCTGGCTGGATGCCGAACAGGACGCCGCCCGGCAGGCGGAGCGAGCGGCTGTGCAGGTCGTGCGCCGAGAGAAGCGGGAGCGGATCGAGGCGGAGACGACGATCGCGCGGCGTGAGCGGACCGGTCGCAAGGCCTCCGCGGAGAAGCGGCTGCCGAAGATCGTCATGAACGCGCGCAAGCGGGAGGCGCAGGTCTCGGCCGGCAGGCTGCGCGGCGAGAAGGCGGAGCGGGAGGCGACGGCGCGCGCTGCGTTGGAGACCGCTGAGCGCCGTGTCCGCGACGACGATGCCGTCCGCATCGATCTGCCCGATCCGGGGGTTCCGGCCGGCAGACGCATCGCGAGCATCGGCGACGGCGAACGCTCCTGGTACATCCGGGGACCGGAGCGGGTCGCGCTGGTCGGCGCGAACGGCGTGGGCAAGACGACCCTTCTCGAGTGTCTGGTCGGCGGCGGGTGCGAGCGCGCCGCCGCGCAGACAGACCGCATCGGCTACCTGCCGCAGCGTGTCGACACGCTCGACGAGGCGGCGTCCGTCCTGGCGAACGTGCGCTCCGCGGCACCGGCGGTGCCGGATCGCGAACTGCGCAACCGGCTCGCGCGCTTCCTGCTGCGCGGCGACGCGGTCGAACGGCAGGTGGGCACCCTGTCCGGCGGTGAGCGCTTCCGGGTCGCCCTCGCCCGTTTGCTGCTGGCCGATCCTCCCCCGCAGCTGCTCGTGCTGGACGAGCCGACGAACAACCTCGACCAGGACACCGTGGACCAGTTCGTCCAGGCGCTCACGGTGTACCGCGGTGCGGTGCTGATCGTCAGCCACGACGACGCGTTCCTGGACCGGCTCGGCATCGATCTGACCCTCGAACTGAGCACCGACGGTCGGATCACGCAGCAGCGGTGA